Genomic segment of Peromyscus leucopus breed LL Stock chromosome 23, UCI_PerLeu_2.1, whole genome shotgun sequence:
CGCACAAGCACACTGACTAAATAGATAAAATGTAATCActgttttaaacagaaaaataagtctaaggaaaagaaagagaacccCGTCTCTGAAGCTGCGTTGTTCACCGACAGGGACACTGGGGTCCCAAGGGAAGTGGCCTGCCAGAGGCAGACACTAAGAAACAGGACTCAGTGTTTGGTCAGAGACCCTTCCTCTGTGCCAGGAAGCTTCCAGAACAATTTAGGTCACTCGGGCGGCAGCGGCTGCCTCCTGGGACCCACAGACCGCAAGTGGATGGGTGGACAATCGCTTTTTCACCAGCCTCCCCAGAGATGCCAGCAGGCTCTGGCTGACCTGTCTTGGCAACATGGGGCGGGGCATGGCAGCTTTCAGGTGGGCCCGGGTGTGTCACGTTGGGTGTGTCAGGGCATGTTGTGGCATGTGCCTGGGGCCCACTGGGTAGCTGGGTGGGTGGCACCCTTGGCTTCTCCAGGAAAGCTCTACTGTCCAGGCACTACCTGGGGTACTTGCTAGGACCCCGTGGTCACCCATGGACTCATTTCTGAAGCCCTCCCAGGGACCAGGTGGGGCATCTGGGGAACTTGACCAAGTCGCACCTTCCCATGAGTGAAAGATGGAATGGGAgacccttcctcctgctgagaggtgggggggggggggggggggggggggggggggtcagaacAGCGCCCCCTGCAGGAGGTGCCGCAGAAATGTGAGTGGTGACCAGATGGACATATGGGCAGAGTCACGGGCTAGCCCTGTGGCGTTCCGCCCTCTGCAGGTCAGCTTTGTTCCCCGCCTTAGGGCCTCTCGTGTTCGCCCCATGTCGTCCTTTCTCCGTTGGCCTACCCTGAGCTGTGTCTTAGCTGGACTGCCCTGGGCTGCTGGCTATGCCTCTCTGGATCTGTTTCCTGCTGCTTCTGATGGGGTCAGGAGTGGAAAGCAAGTCTCCTCaagggctggaggtgggggtcGATCTGGGGGCGCACTGTGGGTCCCCAGTGCCCAGATAGGAGGTAGTGGCATCCTTGTGGTCAGAGGAGGtcacaagccaggcctggcagcagcctgGCCATCGCGCCTTTGCTCAAGACCTGTTGTTCACAGTGCCACtccgggcctcagtttccccatttgggCAAGATGGCCCCCGAGGCCCTGCTTTCTCCTTAGAGTTGAGTGGCTTTGGACataaatgctttgttttgttgagacaaggtctccttctAGAgacttgcctgtcctggaactcgctatgtagaccaggccagccttgaactcacagagacccatgtgcctctgccttctgagtgctgggatgaaaggcatgcgccaccacacccggcttgaCATAAGTGTTTTTTGTCTTCTAGAAACTTCAATGCCCTccggaaggaaaacatttacgaGAACAACAAGCTGGTGAGTTGGCTAGCTGATGCCGGCTGTCTGTCCTTTAAGCCCTCTGCCTCAAACTCCCAGTTCTTATCTGAAGGGCCACTGCACCTACTAGGCTATTCAGGGGTCCCATTCTGGGGATTTGGCCTCGCCACAGCTCCTCAGCCAGTCCCAAGCTGCGCAATCTGTGTTCTGAGCTGGGCAATCTGTGTTCTGAGATCAACGTTTGATCTTGGGTCCTAGGCCCCATGGACTCCTCTCTTCCTCACCTGGACAGTGAGGCCCCAGGGAGTAGCAGCCAACCTCTTTTCTTGTGGGTGTCCTGGCTGATCTACCCAGGGCAGAACAAGGCCCCGGAAGCTGTGGGAGGGTGGGTCCTGCGGGTTCTGGGGGTAGGCAGGATCACCTTCCCGGGCCCCTTGATTCAAGACCTACTCTGTACTTCCATGTGCCAGCCTAAGTCACCCTGCTACAAAATATGCCCCATGCATGGTCCCTTGGACTAACGCACATCTGTTCTTACTCTGAGCCAAGCAGGGTCCACATGGGCCCCTGATACTGGCATCTCTGGGGAGGACTAAGACAGTAGACATGAGATGCTTTACCTGCCCAGGTAGGGCAGCCTCTGTAACTTAGCACGAAACACAATTAAAGACTCAGTTCTGGGCCGAgtctggtagcacatgcctttagtcccagcactgggggctgGAATATGGCTCATTGAGTAAAACTGCTTGTGGGGCAAACATGGAAGACCTAAGTCCAGATCTCCAGAACTGCCAGATGAATGTGGCAGCTGGCCTGGCATGCCGGTgcatgggaggtggagagaggggaCCCCAAGAGCAAGCTGTCTAGCCAGACACACCCAGTTGGCTAACTTGGGATTCAAGCGAGAGACCCTGAATCAATACCTAAGGTGGAGAGCGATCCAGGAAGACATCAGTGTCAACCTCCGGCCTctacatacacaggcacatagTAGACACACACTGCAtgacatgtacaccacacacatttgaacatttgtgcacatacccccacccaccatgcatataaaaaataaacataagataGAGAACACTTTCAGGAATGTCTGACCTTGACCTCTGGGTgccatatgcatgtatgcatgcacacatgaacatacccaggcacacacacacacacacatacacacacacacacacacacacacacacacacacacacacacacacaagagtcaGTTCACTGGGTGTTGGCCGCACTGGGTGTGAGGTGGGAGATGAGGCTGGGATGCACGGATGCCTTGGCAGATCTGTGGATGCTCTCAGGAAGCCATCTTGGGTGGGCGACAGAGTGCTGGGCAGGCCACGCAGCTGAGGAgccagggaggggtggggtccTGAGGCAGGTGCAGGGCCTGGGGGAGAAGGACTTTGGGCTTTTCCTCCGAGCCAGTGAAACTGGACCCCTGGGACGCGTGGACTGGAGGCTCTCCTTCTCCAGACTCTGCAGGAGAAAGGAATGTCGGGGAGGAGGTCGCAGAGGGTacacatggccttcagtggtaatgGCCTGATCCTGAGCCTGTTCTGTGGGTCAGAGGAGATCTGAGGCTTGCTTGGTACGAGAGTGGCATGGAGACCCTAGGGGCTGCACACGTGGGAACAGTGTCGGGACCCCAACGTGGCATCCACATGGAGGCCACACAGGCATCTGGAAGAGGAGCCTCAGTGAGGGAAACTACAAGAGAGCCCTGCCAGTCACCGGGGACCAGGGCCAGGACGCCAGTGACCTCTGCCTGGAGCTAAATGGAGCTGGtggagttttacattttttagatttttatgtattttgtttttcagtattgAGACTTAAACCCAGGGCATACAcactaggcaggggctctaccactgagccacaccccagcccctcactgggggattctaggcaggggctctaccactgagtcacaccccagcccctcatgatctaggcaggtgctctaccactgagtcacaccccagcccctcattggggattctaggcaggggctctaccactgagccacaccccagcccctcactgggggattctaggcaggtgctctaccactgagccacaccccagctctcactggggggattctaggcaggtgttctaccactgagccacaccccagcccctcactgggggattctaggcaggggctctaccactgagccatattctcAGCCCCCATTCTTACTTTTGATTTTGAGATAGTATTCTTAActaggcctggctggccttgaactcactctgtagcccagcatACTCTTCAGCTcataatcatcctgcctcagcctcctgagcagctgaGATAGGCCTGCAGCCACAGTTGGCAATCTGAGAAGGGCTTGCGTTGGTGGAGCTCATCAGCAACCTGAGACGGGTCCCTCAGTGAGACCAAGAGTCAGATGGGGACAGAGAATACAGAGGGAGCCTGAGGGCTTACTTAGTGAGGAAAGCAAGTGGGGAGGGCCAAGCAAAGACATAGGtcagtgccgggcagtggtggcgcacgcttttaatcccagcactcgggaggcagaggcaggcggatctctgtgagttcaaggccagcttggtctacagagtgagttccagaaaagacaTAGGTCAGTAattgtagcctccctggagctttGGTGCTGGAGGCGGGTGGCAGCCAGTGAAGGTGGGAGAGGCACTGAGCTGTCAATCTACCCGGCTGGTATGCAGTAAGTGCTCTGTATGTGCGGGTTCCTGGCCTCCTCAGCCCAGTGCATCCTGTCCCCATCACAGGGATCAGCCACATCATGGACAAGCTGCTCTAAGTGGTTGACGTTTGGCCAGCAGGGCTGTGGAGGCTCAGAGATGTTTTCTAGAGTGATAAATAAGCCCCAGGGGTGGGGTGAGCACATACCCTAAGAGCCTCCTAGAGTCAGGCTGGGTAGGACAAGCCTGTACCTCCTAgtcctagctacttgggaggctgaggcagaaggattatgagtCCAGGGCCAGTGCTAgcactgggggtgtggctcagtgttcgggcacctgcctagaattccccagtgaggggctggggtgtggctcagtggtagagcacctgcctagaatcccccagtgaggggctggggtgtggctcagtggtagagcacctgcctagcaagttggaggccctgggttcacagCACCTGCCCCCAACATTAAACTAGCCCTCTGGGTCTGGTCTCCTGGGGAATATCTGTTGGGACATTGAACCTTTATACAAGCAGACAGATGAGCCTGGGAGGTCACTCGGGCAGGAGTCCTTGGACTTTTAGCCCAGGCTTCTTagtattttctctttcatccGGGTTGGTTTCCCAGCAATAGTTCTTTCCATTGTCTGCCCTGCTGATTTAAACCCCCCTCCAGGCCTTCCAAGTGGCAGAGGAACAGTTGGGCATCCCAGCCCTGCTAGACGCCGAGGACATGGTGGCCTTGAAGGTTCCAGACCGGCTGAGCATCCTCACCTACGTGTCACAGTATTACAACTACTTCCACGGCCGGTCCCCAAGTGAGTCCTTGTCCAGGAGGGCCCTGCCATGCCGGGTGCATGGTCAAGACTGCCGACGcttcaggaccaccagcccatgttGCGGTTCTTCCTCTTGGGCTCCATGCCCACCCTCAGTCCCCATGCCACAGCACTGAGCCCTAGGGTGGGCAGTGATGCAGGGAGGGTACCTTTTGGAGACTACTCATGTGGGTCCTCATAGCTGTATCTGTTACCAAGGCAACCAGAGACCTTTGTGCAAGTATAGAGTGAGGCTCCTGGGCTCCCTTATTCCCCAACCTGGTCCTGCCGGGGAACACTAAGGAAGGCTTGTGCCTACTGTGTGCTCCTAGATGCACTGTTGTCCTGGTCTTTCTGTCCTCAACCCCCAAGGTCTTAGACAGCTGTCGGAATCATTCGGCAGACCCTGGGTGACTCATGGTTGGCTGTGGCAATGGAAGCTGTGTGGCCCAGGCAGGGCGGACAGACCGGGTCTTCACCCAGCCCATGAGTGGGGAGCTGTTTGGCTTCCTGCACCACATTCCTCTTATGGCTTTAGAAATCTCCGGAATCCCCCTGGGCCGAGGGCCAGCCTGGAATGGTGGTTTGGAAACAGAAAAGTCCCTTTCCGTGACCCCAGATGGGGTTGTCGGCTGGGAGACGGGGTGAGGGCCAGGTCAGGGTTTGCTGGAAAGAATGTGCCCCGGGGCTGTCCTTACCCAGCTCTGCACCCCGCCAGCTGTCCTAGGAGGCCCATGCCATTCACTGTGGGCTCAGGGACCTCTTAGGGTGTACGAGCCCTGGATGAGACCCTCCTAACCCCTGTTCCCTGTGTCTCATGCCAGTTGGAGGCATGGCTGGTGTGAAGAGACCCTCATCAGACTCGActgaagaacattctggaaagaaGGTCCTGTCCCAGCCTGCCGCCAAGTTGCCCTCACCTGCTCCAGCCCAGAGGTCACCACTGTCTCCAGCTAGGACAAACCCCGTGGTTCGGAGGAGTGAGGGAGGCTCGGAGAGGCCACCCCCAAAGGCTGTAAGCATACCTTGGTTGAGTGGGCATTGCAGGGCCAGCTGTATACCCAAACACAGAGCTGTGTGGGATATTCTCTTAGGGCACAGTACCCCTCCCCATGCTTTGCATCCAGAGCATCCACTGAGGTGGCTCTGCTGGGCTCCGGTTCAATGTGGCAAGCACTGTGAATCCCGTAATACAGATGGGTAAACTGAGGTCATCCAGATGGGATGGAGCTGAAACTGCACAGACCTTTCTGGGCTGGTTTAGATTGTCCTCTTTCCTAGATGGGAAGGGACACTGGGTTGGACCTTCCGTCCCTGGCCAGCCCTGCAGTGCTGAGCTTGAGTGCCCCCTGCTGTTCTTTAGTGGTTACTCCAGGTTCCATGAAGCCAGAGCAAGGCCGGCCTGGATGCTGGGGGAACTGGCCTGATCCCAGAGCCTGGCAGGGTAGCAGAAGGAATTAGGTTTGTCTCTAGCCCCACACTGGGTCCCCAGGATCTCCGAAATCAGTCTCCTGCTCCCCGACAGGGCCGGTCTGGAGGTCCTGAGTGTGTAGCCATGCCCATGCCCTGGCTCGTGGCTCCCCAGGGTCTCAGTTCTCCAGCCTGTACAATGGGATCTCTTGGCCACCCCCTGGGCTGAGGTGGGAGTCTGGAACGGTCAGCTGCCCCTCAGCAGCTCCCGACCCTTCCCTGCAGGCTCTGGGAACTGCAGGCAGCTCCGTCAGCAGCATCTGTGGGGTCTGTGGCAAACATGTTCACCTTGTGCAGCGGCACCTGGCTGATGGGCGGCTCTACCACCGAAGCTGCTTCAGGTATGGTCCCCGCTGCATGTCTGGGTGCACACTTCCTGTTCACAACCTTCCCCAGCTCCCGGGACAGCACTGCTGAACCCTAATGTCCTCCTCTAATGTCCCCTCAGGGTGTCCTAGACACATGACTCAGTTTCCCTTGTTATCCAAGccctttgtgttttttgttttgttttgttttgccttgaagcagggtttctctgtgtagccctggctgtcttggaactcactctatagaccaggctggcctcgaacccacagagatccacctgcttctgcctcccaggtgctgggattaaaggcgtgcgccaccactgccaggttgTGTTGAGTTTTTTGACTCTGTGACTCTTGTCTTCTTGTCTCCCTGAAGCTTCTAGATTTGGGGGACAAGGAGTGAATCTCAAGTCCGTCTTCTTCGAGCTTGGGGTAGTTGGACTCCTGAAAAGGGGGCACACTATGTAGCCTTTGTGTACGCATCTGGTGACATGTTTGAGCACTTTCTGTGGTGTCCACAGCCCTGACAAGCGTACCAGTGGAAGCTGTAACTCATTGAAATCATCAACGAGCATTTGTTGAATAAATCAACGGCCGCATGAGTAGATACAGGACTACGGCAATGTGTGCTTTTGGGAGAGTGACATGAATGAGTGACTGAGGCAGGGTGCAGCTCTGAGTCTCTGTGGCTTCCTTCCACAGGTGTAAACAGTGCTCCAGCACGCTGCATTCAGGGGCCTACCGTGCCACGGGAGAGCCGGGCGTCTTTGTCTGTACTCATCACAGCTCAGAAGTCACCTCTGTGAGCCCCAAGTTGTCAAAACTGGCCTCCAGACAGCCAGGAGCTATTGCTGCAGACACCAGGCCAAGCAATGCCTCCCGGAAGGTTCAGGAAGCAAATGGACGCGGAGAGGTGACAGCCGTTGAGGGCCAGGGCAGCAGCCTGGGAGTCCGCTGGAGGCAGCAACATGACTGCCAGAGGCTTTGTCCAGACTGAACTTAGCCAGCCAGCCACCTCCCGTGTCCACGTGGGGAGCCCCGCAGGGCCCAGGCTGCCCACGAGCCCAGTGGCCACTACTTCTGTGAATAGCAAAGCCGTCACCCACGTGACTAATAGCTCCCCGACAGGATGGTCATCACCTGCCCAGGGCAGCACAGCGACCATCGGCTCTCATCCTGTGGTGTACCCGAGTGCCTGGACTCTCCCCCGTCTGGGCCCAAGGCCAGGCAGCTTCAAAAGGTGTCAAGACTCAGCTCAGCTTGAGCGCAGCATCTCCAAACTCAACGGCCACCCCAGCCTGGACCCCCGCAGCCTCTAGGACCCAGCAAGCCCGAGAGAAATTTTTTCAGAATCCTGCCCCATCCCCAGCCAGCAACAGTACTGCCAGCAGGGTCCCCTCTGTGGTGACTACCTCCACCAGCAAGGTCACCACTGTGGTGAATGCCACCAATGGCAGGGTCCCCCCTGTGGTGAATACCTCCACCAGCAAGGTCCCCACTGTGGTGAATGCCCCCAATGGCAGGGTGTCCACTGTGGTGAATACCTCCACCAGCAAGGTACCCGCTGTGGTGAATGCCTCTACCAGTAAGGTCTCTACTGTGGTGAATACTTCCACTAGCAAGGCCACCACTGTGGTGAATGCCCCCACCAGCAAGGTCTCTACTGTGGTGACTACCTCCACCAGCAAGGTCCCCACTGTGGTGAATGCCCCCAATGGCAGGGTCCCCCCTGTGGTGACTACCTCCACCAGCAAGGTCGCCACTGTGGTGAATGCCCCCACTGGTAAGGTCCCGGCCGCACTGAATGCCTCTGCCAGCAAGGTCTCCGCTGCTGTGGATACCCCTGCCAGGAGAGCAGTCGAGAGCAAGCGCTAAGTGTCCTTAGGAAGGCCTTGCCAGGGCTGGCGGGAGCTGGTACCCAGGCTCCAAGCAGGTAGGTGGGAGGGATGTGGGGTGTGGCTATGGCCTGCCCACCAGGACATGGGGAAGTTCTGTTCCTCCATGACTGTGTGGCCTTAGCTTCCTTATCTGGAAAGCGGAGGTGGGGGACAGGATAGACGCAGGGACGCAGGGACGCTGGTCTTACCGGCTTCGGTGGCTGCAGGTGGCCCACACTAGACTGGTTCTCCAGGACCCTTATGCCTGTCTTGTGGACAGGAAAACAGGTGCTGAGCTGGGAGCAGCACTGCCTGGCTCCGTGCCTTGGGTAACTTGTGTGAGTGGAGCTGGGTTCTGAGCCTCTCTTTGTGCCTGGCACCAATGGTGTCTCCCACTAGACACTGACCGTGCGGTGCAGATAGAGGGGCAGTCACTCCTCAAAGGACAGCTTCAGTGGCAGAAGCATAGCCTGTGGCAGCCCGCACTCCACCAGGGCTCCAGGGGAGGCTCCTTTCACTCCAGCGTGTGGAGGGGCCTGGCGTTCCTTGGTTGGTGGCAGCCTCCGTCCATCTCGGATTCCGCTGTAGTTTGGGCTCCactttccctgtctcttctgccttttttctttcgtagagtgctggagatggaagtgAGGGCATCCCACGTGCTAGGCaggtgccctaccactgagccacaccccagcccctcactgg
This window contains:
- the Micall2 gene encoding LOW QUALITY PROTEIN: MICAL-like protein 2 (The sequence of the model RefSeq protein was modified relative to this genomic sequence to represent the inferred CDS: inserted 3 bases in 2 codons; deleted 1 base in 1 codon; substituted 1 base at 1 genomic stop codon), translated to MAAIKALQEWCRQQCEGYRDVSITNMTTSFRDGLAFCAILHRHRPDLINFNALRKENIYENNKLAFQVAEEQLGIPALLDAEDMVALKVPDRLSILTYVSQYYNYFHGRSPIGGMAGVKRPSSDSTEEHSGKKVLSQPAAKLPSPAPAQRSPLSPARTNPVVRRSEGGSERPPPKAALGTAGSSVSSICGVCGKHVHLVQRHLADGRLYHRSCFRCKQCSSTLHSGAYRATGEPGVFVCTHHSSEVTSVSPKLSKLASRQPGAIAADTRPSNASRKVQEANGRGRXQPLRARAAAWESAGGSNMTARGFVQTELSQPATSRVHVGSPAGPRLPTSPVATTSVNSKAVTHVTNSSPTGWSSPAQGSTATIGSHPVVYPSAWTLPRLGXQGQAASKGVKTQLSLSAASPNSTATPAWTPAASRTQQAREKFFQNPAPSPASNSTASRVPSVVTTSTSKVTTVVNATNGRVPPVVNTSTSKVPTVVNAPNGRVSTVVNTSTSKVPAVVNASTSKVSTVVNTSTSKATTVVNAPTSKVSTVVTTSTSKVPTVVNAPNGRVPPVVTTSTSKVATVVNAPTGKVPAALNASASKVSAAVDXPCQESSREQALSVLRKALPGLAGAGTQAPSRSSPAMSSVSITLPKNEVPQKVPSAKLSHSTTPQPPASKMESTVPLSVGDTPWASVSLQIGNKSLGTSPGLGKTSAGSRPQAEAAVMKGPGSTSQEGQEEGPEGWRARLKPVDKKNSARRTLEQKEVPVLVEPRAGDTPKNASSSSEPSIHIILTPIQHKRTPCPAGSGPNLEAPSPAPSHRKKLAVPASLDVSADWLQPELKKQEAQARHRKEEKTPTWGTRERPAALDSALAPHGETVTSPVRLHPNYIPEEELQRQLQNIENQLDILELRGVELEKRLRAAEGDASEDSLMVDWFRLIHEKQLLLRLESELMYKSKDQCLEERQLDLQEELRRLMDKPEGLKSPRDREREQELLSQYVNTVNDRSDIVDFLDEDRLREQEEDQMLENMIQNLGLQRKKSRFSLSKIWSSKSKGGQT